A window from Diachasmimorpha longicaudata isolate KC_UGA_2023 chromosome 5, iyDiaLong2, whole genome shotgun sequence encodes these proteins:
- the LOC135162805 gene encoding E3 ubiquitin-protein ligase UBR5 isoform X4 yields MSSIHFVVHPLPGTDDQLNDRLKEVAEKINKYGYVTPPAFSGLKSSVRRIVVGPSHIALLMDDNRICRVAYTVLSDRLDLNKNEPNRNSGKGHGVGSSNSGPSGSGGGGGGGGGSGGGGNGSRTSLSRSRARLMRSSSAIRGGSAGGSGSSGRIGPPGVIMGGGTSTGGGNSGGGSGNSSRPIVSVPAPFVPEDLISQAQVVLQGKSRNLIIRELQRTNLDVNLAVNNLLSRDDEEGDDAEDAADSYVPEDLISLLDGGFSNEHSVIIDADSMFSEDVFGYGVMRSRGSSSRRLGVERDGPLERGSGERDRERDSFSRWRDRQYYGPRRWLETALKDCWEKDPENKKKEMASQSPLWISEELEWWHERSSEPAPKFVQIAALYSELIAISSTGQLYQWKWADSEPYRNLDNPNVHHPKTAYLGLTGEKIVNISATAIRCSVSTESGKVATWLDELLGHVSSRLEHPAQAFTEFTLDRIVSLHTCALYTVAKLESGTLYWWGVLPFAQRKKLWEKYKAKSRKNRPSSSTSNILSAAAVAAAADITYGTYVCMKNSPIYQPGAIGFTIANGVPKVGQLLTAAWNLDSTCRFKILPSIPSNIEKRSDIASSAGATTTTTTATINTAAGSGTSSINNLNQNSCNNTSSSNNKNYKETADRLDMPPPPSPASSTCSDTGSIVTSAPGSHKRQKRLTPRTHDDTETERKDEEDWHLKDVVFVEDVKTVPIGKVIKVDGCYVAVKFFAKDSREGKEKDKDLLREKDYPNTVSSDIKDLTAEELIKLLDDFRLLRKDELQVVKSSVNSRAPDCFQRTPRRVNIADGTTESLLTVSTDGQGIHAILKNSNSKLSYVVYNLSTGRYVQDCYLPSEISSFMGLDSQNISLTSAGENSDCSMLLRDGNNTIYPIAKDCADAIRDPNWLDLVPVTCIGAATIPIPSCSTLPTNSNNLKSQVAVIALVFDNLLLMPKILRCDYDGVKQVLTSLEHEQQQKNNGVQSQIHAILQERCDGNRNILLACVSMCSPSSNKDNDTINNGGGGVGGSGGVARELGTTCQVDGNSTPIEEPIPPLSWPPELDNTSGEEDSLLSIGAASISMMNKATVGNTGPTGSSPNNTNNLNNTNNTNISYITDSTERRNNALLILKYLCESPVLAPYIKELLTGKDAQGQTPLMLAVSVRAYHAALIILDTIQRASKDPKECSSMILPADTSPDLSPLFVTCCNDTCSFTWTGADHINQDIFECRTCGLTGSLCCCTECARVCHRGHDCKLKKTSPTAYCDCWEKCKCKALIAGHQGARYDLLCRLVTSTDLATKINSRGESILLFLVQTVGRQSVEQRQFRSGPRQRSTSASRKTPSSDGLGGADSEMPDHDLEPPRFSRKALERLLNDWPAVQCMIMSGVSDNSQQDQLFGDGAFTSATRQSGTALLDKFTHTLLVKSTSEMLDTLLTTLIRELENDSIPGRQEEANIVARRFVRSVARIFVIFTIEMAPNTTKNRRSATQATPPLIKCRRVFRALIKLAVEELCETADSLIAPVRLGVARPTAPFTLTSSAIEVINGSEELFSIEPLIPHSAQTLDPTLDAAHVQANVVANNNVGDRAVMDEGSDGPSGVVIDGSRDGGEPMDLDGDISEHEVPPNQVTLGEVDRNGIGRVERVGGIAGSESDTELDLLAEAETESDSDDNHSNQDAASAQRSVQTGATAGSDGGMGSILLFPEDESGESSQQEDDESEAGETDEQDTEEFPIGDEQLERRSGSSAHLHRNNLAPVSMQWAIRNRESNPRTAGLRVTGGSSMIFIDPSSMRRSTATSAVAASQEPITMGTTASCLARAFGIVIRMIADLLTMISNYKMNAPALPRLMEVTYQDAASLQMYLEGHLKPTWDWLMVVMDATEAQLRFGVSLTQSADPTHPEHPLNNASSASGRNQRSGITAASAMTPTQGSTRLSVGFTGVGEPPRNAREREGDAHWARREFLSYCLSLMRAHNGEHRDSLPVLDVSALRHVAYVFDALVYYMRSLNEPLGPSRSDNQKENAVHSYATWNDQDENDNEEGDEDTLHGSNAMETDSVDYPDLLQVPTCGSANSTNSGAGRGRKHPFLQRSDSTLCLGCPPLDPFEANISEALPLADQPHLLQPHSRREDLFGVPRQALAGGSGTNQNPFEGLPTRLGLSTRTADNSGSFGQVIQQGPSGSTMASSSSSETPRRSLASEPGCSRQVPASDKQKLYYPLNDSQMMMNEQIDRAPIIVSPGNQSDMAPKQVKSDCKDLTKTGRSVIVRAGAAAETKAPEILVVPVTDTQAENADEVDPATTSQEISAHETVETSPLESTRLTSNPVSTIGSNISHNILLGRWRLSLDLFGRVFMEDVGLEVGSVVSELGGFPVKEAKFRRDMEKLRNSQQKDITLSKIERDRTQLLVQTMKELNTQYNLYNRRASNTPPLAVNRVKVTFKDEPGEGSGVARSFYTAIANALLANDKLPNLEAAQVGSKYSQYNVLQKLKGRGERDLRRQNPRASAKYRETRRALSFEARSFHPSTTLADGASGSGGSSTSASSTGGSSSSNHALPAGGSHGNHNLSNNEHLTTHQQNLGDRLYPKVHALRPAFSEKITGMLLELTPAQLLMLLASEEALQQKVDEAYELLHNHIQDVTSEALLDLDVFSLTERCASTNKKKIVDNTILDDVEDNAPLFYAPGKRGFYTPRQGRASYERLNAFRNVGRLIGLCLLQNELCPIFLNRHVIKYILSRPIRFHDLAFFDSVIYESLRQLVIDAETKDSNSLFSTLDLTFSIDLCPEEGGGSIELAPNGRDIEVTATNVYDYVRRYAEIRMIKAQEKALEAMREGVFDVLPEGALDGLTSEDFRLLLNGVGDINVSVLISYTSFNDESGESMERLVKFKRWLWSIVEKMTQFERQDLVYFWTGSPALPASEDGFQPMPSVTIRPADDAHLPTANTCISRLYVPLYSSRHVLRHKILLAIKTKNFGFV; encoded by the exons ATGAGCTCGATACATTTTGTTGTGCATCCGCTGCCAGGCACTGACGATCAGCTCAATGATAG ACTCAAGGAAGTGGCGGAGAAAATCAACAAATATGGCTATGTTACACCACCAGCGTTTAGCGGACTTAAATCATCCGTTAGGCGTATTGTGGTTGGACCATCTCATATAGCACTACTGATGGACGACAATAGAATCTGTCGTGTTGCGTACACTGTTTTATCAGATCGTCTAGatcttaataaaaatgaacccAACAGAAA CTCTGGAAAGGGTCACGGCGTTGGCAGTTCAAACTCTGGACCGAGCGGCTCTGGAGGTGGaggcggtggtggtggtggcagTGGAGGTGGTGGTAATGGTAGTAGGACAAGTTTATCACGGTCGAGAGCGCGATTAATGCGAAGCAGTTCAGCAATACGTGGTGGTAGTGCTGGTGGTAGCGGTTCAAGTGGAAGAATCGGACCACCTGGTGTCATCATGGGAGGTGGTACAAGTACAGGGGGTGGTAACAGTGGTGGTGGTAGTGGCAATAGTTCAAGACCAATTGTATCAGTACCAGCGCCATTTGTACCTGAGGATCTAATATCGCAGGCACAAGTTGTACTGCAGGGAAAAAGTCGTAATCTGATAATACGTGAATTGCAACGCACCAATCTGGATGTTAATCTGGCTGTCAATAATTTACTATCACGTGATGATGAGGAGGGTGATGATGCTGAAGATGCAGCTGACAGTTATGTACCAGAGGATTTGATATCACTGCTAGATGGTGGCTTTAGTAACGAACATTCAGTCATCATTGACGCTGATTCGATGTTCTCAGAGGATGTTTTTGGATATGGAGTTATGAGAAGTCGTGGAAGTTCATCGAGACGTCTTGGAGTCGAACGTGATGGGCCTCTCGAGAGAGGATCTGGAGAGCGTGATCGGGAACGAGACAGCTTTAGCAGATGGCGTGATCGTCAATACTATGGACCACGAAGATGGCTTGAAACGGCTCTCAAGGATTGTTGGGAGAAAGATCCAGAGAacaagaaaaaagaaatggcTTCACAGAGTCCACTGTGGATTTCAGAAGAGCTCGAGTGGTGGCACGAACGTAGCAGTGAGCCAGCACCAAAATTTGTACAAATAGCAGCACTCTACAGTGAATTAATTGCTATATCATCAACTGGACAACTTTATCAATGGAAATGGGCTGATTCTGAGCCATACAGAAATCTTGATAATCCAAATGTACATCATCCAAAGACAGCGTATCTCGGTCTAACTGGTGAAAAAATAGTCAATATATCGGCAACAGCGATACGTTGTTCAGTTAGTACTGAGAGTGGAAAAGTTGCAACATGGTTGGACGAATTGCTTGGGCATGTTTCATCGCGTTTGGAGCATCCAGCACAAGCATTTACTGAATTTACACTCGATAGAATAGTATCTCTACACACATGCGCACTGTACACTGTCGCCAAATTGGAGAGTGGAACATTGTATTGGTGGGGTGTATTGCCATTCGCTCAGCGCaaaaaattgtgggaaaaATACAAGGCAAAATCTCGGAAAAATCGGCCATCTTCGTCAACATCAAATATCCTATCAGCAGCTGCTGTCGCTGCCGCTGCTGACATCACCTATGGTACCTACGTTTGCATGAAAAATAGTCCCATCTATCAGCCAGGTGCTATTGGCTTCACAATCGCCAATGGTGTACCTAAAGTTGGACAATTATTGACAGCAGCGTGGAATTTAGACTCAACGTGTCGATTTAAAATTCTACCTTCCATACCCTCAAACATCGAAAAACGTTCAGATATAGCTAGCAGTGCCGGTGCTACAACAACAACTACAACTGCAACAATTAATACAGCTGCTGGTAGTGGAACTAGTAGTATTAACAATCTCAATCAAAATAGCTGCAACAATACCTCCAGtagtaacaataaaaattacaaagagACTGCTGATAGACTGGATATgccaccaccaccatcacCAGCATCGAGCACATGCAGTGATACTGGGAGTATCGTTACATCAGCACCTGGTAGTCATAAACGACAGAAACGATTGACACCACGAACTCATGATGACACTGAAACTGAGAGGAAAGATGAGGAGGATTGGCACCTGAAGGATGTTGTCTTCGTTGAAGATGTTAAAACTGTTCCCATTGGGAAAGTTATCAAAGTAGATGGGTGCTATGTTGCTGTGAAATTCTTTGCTAAAGATTCCAGGGAAGGAAAGGAGAAGGATAAAGATCTACTGAGAGAGAAGGATTATCCCAATACAGTGTCGTCAGATATAAAGGATTTGACTGCTGAAGAATTGATCAAACTCCTGGATGATTTTCGATTATTGAGAAAAGATGAGTTACAAGTTGTTAAATCATCAGTTAATTCTCGGGCTCCAGATTGTTTTCAACGAACACCTCGCAGGGTGAACATTGCAGATGGTACAACAGAGAGTCTTCTGACTGTTTCCACCGATGGACAAGGAATTCATGCTATTTTAAAGAACAGCAATAGTAAACTTAGCTATGTTGTATACAATCTCAGCACAGGAAGATACGTGCAAGACTGCTACTTACCATCTGAAATTTCTTCATTCATGGGCCTCGATTCCCAAAATATAAGTTTAACCAGTGCAGGTGAAAATTCTGACTGTTCAATGCTCTTGCGCGATGGCAATAATACAATTTATCCCATTGCTAAGGACTGTGCTGATGCTATTCGTGATCCCAATTGGTTAGATTTAGTGCCAGTGACGTGCATCGGTGCAGCAACAATTCCAATTCCCAGTTGCTCAACTCTACCAACTAATTCAAACAATCTGAAGAGTCAAGTAGCTGTTATTGCATTGGTCTTTGACAATCTGTTGCTTATGCCAAAAATTCTCCGATGCGATTACGATGGAGTTAAACAAGTTCTTACAAGTCTTGAGCATGAACAACAGCAGAAAAACAACGGCGTTCAGAGTCAAATTCATGCAATTCTTCAAGAACGTTGTGATGGAAATAGAAACATCCTTCTAGCCTGTGTGAGCATGTGCTCACCCTCATCCAATAAAGACAATGATACAATCAATAATGGTGGAGGTGGTGTGGGGGGTAGTGGAGGTGTAGCAAGAGAATTGGGGACAACTTGTCAAGTTGATGGGAATTCAACACCAATTGAGGAACCAATACCACCACTGAGTTGGCCACCAGAGTTGGATAATACGTCAGGAGAAGAGGACAGCCTATTGAGTATTGGTGCAGCAAGTATTTCCATGATGAACAAAGCGACAGTGGGAAATACTGGACCAACTGGATCCAGTCCAAACAATACGAATAATCTAAACAATACAAATAATACGAACATAAGCTACATCACCGATTCAACTGAGCGCAGAAACAATGCTTTATTAATTCTGAAATATTTGTGCGAGAGTCCGGTACTAGCCCCATACATCAAGGAGCTATTAACTGGCAAAGATGCTCAAGGCCAGACACCACTCATGCTTGCTGTGTCTGTTCGTGCTTATCATGCAGCTTTAATAATTCTCGACACAATCCAAAGAGCCAGCAAAGATCCAAAGGAATGTTCTTCTATGATTTTACCAGCTGACACAAGTCCCGATCTTTCACCACTATTCGTTACATGCTGCAATGACACGTGCTCTTTTACGTGGACAGGCGCTGATCACATAAACCAAGATATTTTCGAATGTCGTACATGCGGACTAACCGGCTCCCTCTGTTGTTGCACTGAGTGTGCTCGTGTCTGTCATCGTGGTCATGATTGTAAATTGAAGAAAACATCGCCAACGGCCTATTGCGATTGCTGGGAAAAATGTAAATGCAAAGCTCTCATTGCTGGACACCAAGGGGCGCGTTATGATCTTCTTTGCCGACTTGTCACCAGTACAGATCTTGCTACCAAGATTAATTCACGTGGAGAGAGTATTCTTCTGTTTCTCGTTCAAACAGTTGGTAGACAATCGGTTGAACAACGACAATTCCGTTCAGGTCCTAGACAACGTTCAACATCAGCCAGTAGGAAGACACCATCATCCGATGGTTTAGGTGGTGCTGATTCAGAGATGCCTGATCATGATTTGGAACCACCGAGATTCAGCAGAAAAGCCCTGGAGAGACTTCTCAATGATTGGCCTGCTGTTCAATGTATGATTATGTCTGGAGTTTCTGATAATTCTCAACAAGATCAACTTTTTGGAGATGGAGCATTTACGTCCGCAACTCGTCAAAGTGGCACTGCCCTTCTTGATAAATTTACTCACACACTTTTAGTGAAAAGCACATCTGAAATGTTGGACACGTTATTAACAACGCTTATTCGAGAATTGGAGAACGATTCAATTCCAGGACGTCAGGAGGAAGCTAATATCGTAGCACGCAGATTCGTACGTTCTGTAGCAAGAATTTTCGTGATATTCACTATAGAAATGGCACCAAATACTACAAAAAATCGTAGAAGCGCAACACAAGCTACTCCACCTCTCATTAAATGTCGTCGAGTTTTCAGGGCTCTAATTAAATTAGCTGTTGAAGAGCTCTGTGAAACTGCTGACTCTTTGATTGCACCAGTCAGACTGGGCGTTGCAAGACCAACAGCACCTTTTACACTTACAAGTTCAGCAATTGAAGTGATTAATGGCTCAGAAGAGTTATTCTCTATTGAACCACTCATACCCCACAGTGCACAGACTCTCGATCCAACTCTTGATGCGGCTCACGTTCAAGCCAATGTCGTTGCTAATAATAATGTTGGAGATCGTGCTGTTATGGATGAAGGATCTGATGGCCCAAGTGGAGTTGTCATTGATGGTAGTAGAGATGGTGGTGAGCCAATGGATCTCGATGGTGACATCAGTGAACACGAGGTACCCCCAAATCAAGTGACACTTGGAGAGGTCGATAGAAATGGAATTGGACGGGTTGAACGAGTTGGTGGTATTGCTGGAAGTGAATCAGACACAGAGCTAGATCTTCTTGCTGAAGCAGAAACAGAATCTGATTCAGATGATAATCACAGCAATCAAGATGCTGCCTCAGCGCAGAGGAGTGTTCAAACTGGCGCGACAGCTGGTTCCGATGGTGGTATGGGATCAATTTTACTCTTCCCTGAGGATGAGTCTGGGGAATCGAGTCAGCAGGAAGATGATGAGAGTGAGGCAGGTGAAACTGATGAACAGGATACTGAAGAGTTTCCCATTGGCGATGAACAATTGGAAAGAAGGAGTGGATCTTCAGCTCATTTACACAGAAACAATCTAGCTCCAGTGTCCATGCAGTGGGCAATCAGAAATCGTGAATCCAATCCTCGAACAGCGGGACTCCGAGTCACTGGTGGAAGTagtatgatttttattgatccTTCATCTATGAGACGTTCAACTGCCACATCAGCAGTTGCTGCTTCACAAGAACCAATCACAATGGGGACAACTGCAAGTTGTCTTGCTAGAGCTTTTGGAATTGTCATCAGAATGATTGCTGATTTATTGACGATGATATCGAATTATAAAATGAATGCACCTGCTTTACCGAGACTCATGGAAGTTACATATCAAGATGCTGCGAGCTTACAG ATGTATCTTGAGGGACATTTAAAACCAACCTGGGACTGGCTTATGGTAGTGATGGACGCAACAGAGGCTCAATTACGTTTCGGTGTATCACTAACTCAAAGTGCTGATCCAACTCATCCAGAGCATCCACTCAACAATGCATCATCAGCATCAG GTCGAAATCAACGCAGTGGTATAACCGCTGCATCCGCCATGACACCAACTCAAGGCTCAACGAGGCTCTCAGTTGGTTTTACAGGAGTTGGCGAGCCTCCCAGAAATGCACGAGAGCGTGAAG GCGATGCACACTGGGCCCGACGTGAGTTCCTCTCATACTGTTTATCCTTGATGCGAGCTCACAATGGAGAACATAGAGATAGTCTACCAGTCTTGGATGTATCAGCACTGCGACATGTGGCATATGTTTTTGACGCTCTTGTTTACTACATGCGGTCTCTCAACGAACCCTTGGGCCCATCACGGAGTGACAATCAGAAAGAAAATGCAGTACATTCGTATGCTACGTGGAACGATCAGGATGAAAATGACAATGAAGAAGGCGACGAAGATACTCTCCACGGTAGCAACGCAATGGAAACCGACTCAGTCGATTACCCTGATTTACTTCAAGTACCGACTTGTGGCTCGGCTAATTCCACAAATTCAGGAGCTGGAAGAGGTAGAAAACACCCATTTTTGCAGAGATCAGATTCAACTCTATGTTTAGGATGCCCTCCATTGGATCCATTTGAAGCGAATATAAGTGAGGCTCTTCCATTGGCTGATCAACCGCATTTATTACAACCACATTCGAGACGGGAGGATCTTTTTGGTGTACCTAGACAGGCTCTCGCTGGTGGTTCAGGAACAAATCAGAATCCATTCGAGGGACTCCCAACAAGGTTAGGCCTTTCAACCCGTACAGCTGATAATTCAGGAAGCTTTGGTCAAGTGATTCAGCAAGGTCCCAGCGGAAGCACGATggcttcatcatcatcaagtGAGACACCACGAAGAAGTCTCGCAAGTGAGCCAGGATGTAGTAGACAAGTGCCAGCGTCAGATAAACAGAAATTGTATTATCCTCTTAATGACAGCCAGATGATGATGAATGAACAGATTGACAGAGCACCAATTATTGTCTCTCCGGGTAATCAAAGTGACATGGCACCTAAGCAAGTGAAGAGCGATTGCAAAGATTTGACAAAAACTGGTAGAAGTGTTATTGTGAGAGCTGGTGCTGCTGCAGAAACAAAAGCGCCAGAGATATTGGTTGTACCAGTGACTGATACACAGGCTGAGAATGCAGATGAGGTAGATCCAGCAACAACTAGTCAAGAGATATCAGCTCACGAGACTGTTGAAACAAGCCCCCTTGAATCGACAAGATTAACTTCAAATCCAGTTAGTACAATTGGATCCAATATATCCCACAACATTCTCCTTGGACGTTGGAGGCTGTCACTTGATCTATTTGGTCGTGTATTTATGGAGGATGTTGGACTTGAAGTTGGATCAGTTGTATCAGAATTGGGAGGTTTTCCAGTTAAAGAAGCAAAATTTCGTCGAGACATGGAGAAATTGAGGAATTCCCAGCAGAAAGATATAACACTATCGAAAATTGAACGGGATCGCACGCAATTACTGGTGCAAACAATGAAAGAACTGAATACTCAGTACAATCTTTACAACAGAAGAGCATCAAATACACCACCATTGGCAGTTAATCGTGTGAAAGTAACATTCAAAGATGAACCTGGTGAGGGCTCGGGTGTTGCTAGAAGTTTCTACACTGCTATTGCTAATGCCTTACTTGCTAACGACAAACTGCCAAATCTCGAAGCAGCCCAAGTTGGCTCCAAGTACTCGCAGTACAATGTTTTGCAAAAATTGAAGGGCCGAGGAGAGCGTGATCTTCGACGACAAAATCCACGTGCATCTGCTAAATATCGAGAGACAAGACGAGCATTGTCATTCGAAGCTCGTTCATTCCATCCGTCAACGACACTTGCTGATGGTGCTAGTGGTAGCGGTGGTAGCAGCACCAGTGCTTCATCAACTGGTGGATCTTCATCGAGTAATCATGCACTGCCTGCTGGTGGGAGCCATGGCAATCATAATCTGTCGAATAATGAGCATTTAACAACGCATCAGCAAAATCTGGGTGATCGATTGTATCCAAAAGTACATGCATTGAGACCAGCATTCTCTGAAAAAATAACTGGAATGCTGTTGGAGTTGACGCCTGCCCAGTTATTGATGCTTCTAGCCTCCGAGGAAGCATTGCAACAAAAAGTCGATGAAGCTTATGAATTGTTACACAATCATATTCAAGACGTCACGAGTGAGGCACTGTTGGATCTtgatgtttttagtttaacTGAACGATGTGCTAGTactaataagaaaaaaattgttgataatacAATACTTGATGACGTTGAGGATAACGCCCCATTATTTTATGCACCTGGTAAACGTGGCTTTTATACGCCAAGACAGGGACGAGCAAGTTATGAACGATTGAATGCATTCAGAAATGTGGGCAGACTTATAGGGCTTTGTCTATTACAAAATGAATTATGCCCTATATTTCTCAATCGCCATGTTATTAAATATATTCTATCAAGGCCCATACGATTTCACGATTTGGCATTTTTTGATTCTGTTATTTATGAGAGTCTTCGACAATTGGTTATCGATGCTGAGACTAAAGACAGTAACAGCCTCTTCTCAACACTCGATCTTACATTCAGTATTGATCTATGCCCTGAGGAAGGTGGTGGATCTATTGAACTTGCACCAAATGGCCGTGATATCGAAGTTACTGCCACTAATGTTTACGATTACGTACGAAGATATGCGGAAATCAGGATGATCAAAGCACAGGAGAAAGCACTTGAAGCAATGCGTGAGGGGGTTTTCGATGTACTACCAGAAGGTGCACTAGACGGCCTAACGTCTGAGGATTTCAGGTTGCTGCTTAATGGAGTTGGAGATATCAATGTCTCGGTTCTTATATCATACACATCGTTCAATGATGAATCGGGAGAATCCATGGAGAGACTCGTTAAATTCAAGAGATGGTTGTGGTCGATCGTCGAGAAGATGACTCAGTTCGAGCGTCAAGACTTG GTTTACTTCTGGACGGGTTCTCCAGCCTTGCCCGCCAGTGAGGATGGCTTTCAACCTATGCCGAGCGTCACCATCAGACCGGCCGATGACGCGCATTTACCAACGGCAAACACGTGCATCTCACGTCTCTACGTTCCATTGTACAGTTCACGCCACGTACTTCGTCACAAGATACTACTTGCTATAAAAACTAAGAACTTTGGATTCGTATGA